A stretch of Imperialibacter roseus DNA encodes these proteins:
- a CDS encoding phosphatase PAP2 family protein: MNKNITIAVASLCMVLVITACDDELPTMANFSDYAYSSLDEDAGSWTPVLLTSVDQVVIDAPSDVTSAEYMAELADLKSASANLTTDQLKKVEYWTNNSVIRWNEIALELVAKYNLIPGPNEDDTYTLPNPASPEGPPAFPFAHPPYACRAFAYLSVAQFDGLITTWHYKYTFNRQAPYNIDNAITPAYEKSTLPSYPSDGAVIATSSRDVLTAMFPLEKDYLAAKADEHLQSLIWAGINVESDVEAGKHIGEEVAKVALARAAGDGMKKAQAPKAVSDSIKAAAFARFGWQWDNLELPTRPVGLTPLFGKVKMWNVPTVQEVRPIAPPAPGSAEFEENVKELKHYADNMTDEWRAIANFWQDGLGTYTPPGHWNRFAKDFIIKYKQNPIRSARTFAYMNMAIMDAGISCWDAKYYYHYPRPIQTIPGYKTIAGTPNFPSYTSGHSVFSAAGAAVLGYIFPQEAELCNFWAEEAAISRVYGGIHYRFDAVVGTDQGRKVAQYSIEKAKNDGAN; this comes from the coding sequence ATGAATAAGAATATAACTATAGCAGTTGCCAGCCTTTGCATGGTACTGGTGATTACTGCATGCGACGATGAGTTGCCCACCATGGCAAACTTTAGTGACTACGCCTATTCAAGCCTCGACGAGGATGCCGGATCGTGGACACCCGTTCTGCTAACCTCAGTAGATCAGGTCGTAATCGACGCACCGTCCGATGTTACATCTGCCGAGTACATGGCCGAGCTAGCAGACCTTAAGTCGGCCTCTGCCAACCTCACGACTGATCAGCTTAAAAAAGTGGAGTACTGGACCAACAACTCCGTGATCAGATGGAACGAGATTGCGCTGGAGTTGGTGGCCAAGTACAACCTGATTCCCGGGCCAAACGAGGACGACACCTACACCTTGCCTAATCCGGCGAGTCCCGAGGGGCCACCGGCATTTCCATTTGCTCATCCTCCTTATGCTTGCAGGGCTTTTGCCTATTTGAGCGTGGCCCAATTCGACGGATTAATAACGACATGGCACTACAAATACACGTTTAACAGACAGGCTCCATACAATATAGACAACGCTATCACGCCGGCTTACGAAAAGAGTACCCTTCCGTCATACCCTTCTGACGGTGCTGTGATTGCTACAAGTTCCAGGGACGTATTGACCGCTATGTTTCCGTTAGAAAAGGACTACCTGGCTGCCAAAGCGGACGAACACTTACAAAGCTTGATTTGGGCAGGTATCAATGTGGAAAGTGATGTTGAGGCTGGTAAGCACATTGGTGAGGAGGTGGCCAAAGTGGCGCTTGCCAGAGCTGCTGGTGATGGCATGAAAAAGGCCCAGGCACCAAAGGCAGTATCTGATTCTATCAAAGCTGCAGCATTCGCAAGATTTGGCTGGCAGTGGGACAACCTGGAATTACCCACCAGACCAGTAGGGCTCACTCCTTTGTTTGGCAAAGTGAAAATGTGGAATGTGCCTACCGTACAGGAAGTCCGGCCAATTGCTCCACCTGCTCCAGGCTCTGCCGAGTTTGAGGAAAATGTGAAAGAACTCAAACACTATGCCGACAACATGACCGACGAGTGGCGGGCTATTGCCAATTTCTGGCAAGATGGCTTGGGCACGTACACACCACCAGGCCATTGGAATCGTTTTGCCAAAGACTTTATCATCAAGTACAAGCAAAACCCTATTCGCTCTGCAAGAACTTTTGCCTATATGAACATGGCCATCATGGACGCCGGCATCAGTTGCTGGGATGCTAAGTATTACTACCATTATCCAAGACCGATTCAAACGATTCCCGGCTACAAGACCATAGCGGGAACGCCGAATTTTCCCAGCTATACCTCAGGACATAGCGTGTTTTCTGCTGCAGGTGCGGCGGTGTTGGGTTATATATTTCCGCAGGAAGCCGAGCTCTGTAACTTCTGGGCCGAAGAAGCGGCCATTTCAAGGGTGTACGGTGGCATTCATTACAGGTTTGATGCGGTAGTTGGCACCGATCAGGGCAGAAAAGTGGCTCAGTATAGCATTGAGAAAGCTAAAAATGACGGAGCTAATTGA
- a CDS encoding VOC family protein produces MSLPFDHLVIKVDDLEKATQTFTASGFVVTKGGVHKGGFSENALVMFKDGSFLELLSIRKGVKPFLLKLYSKTRAFRSLKYSKKWGLFHRFYDRALSLPEGVTDFCVLSADIKADLTRINDGGLFVTKPMAAARKKPDGKKINWQMASTLLTELPFIRGPYSAPSSPSDEATAHKNGITGIKSITLLALDFKEMMRNLTTLLNQEPRQNPADEDKEARYIIGSTTLILKKSSENDLLIKKLRSKGLGVFGIEWEFGTNGSQVESDFSNLHGLVVL; encoded by the coding sequence ATGAGCTTACCATTCGATCACCTTGTGATTAAAGTCGATGACTTAGAAAAAGCCACGCAAACATTCACTGCAAGCGGGTTCGTAGTGACAAAAGGAGGCGTTCATAAGGGCGGGTTCTCTGAAAACGCATTGGTAATGTTTAAAGACGGAAGCTTTCTGGAGCTATTGTCGATCAGAAAAGGTGTCAAGCCATTTCTTTTGAAACTTTATTCTAAAACCCGGGCTTTCAGGTCTCTCAAGTACTCGAAGAAATGGGGGCTTTTTCACAGGTTTTACGACAGGGCTCTTTCGCTGCCTGAAGGAGTGACAGATTTCTGCGTTTTGTCAGCTGATATAAAAGCAGATCTGACGAGGATAAACGATGGGGGCCTTTTCGTCACCAAACCAATGGCAGCGGCGAGAAAGAAGCCGGATGGGAAAAAGATTAACTGGCAAATGGCTTCAACCCTCCTGACTGAGCTTCCATTTATTCGGGGCCCCTATTCCGCTCCCTCATCTCCTTCCGACGAAGCAACGGCGCACAAAAATGGCATTACCGGCATTAAATCAATTACTCTCCTGGCACTTGATTTTAAGGAAATGATGCGCAACCTGACCACTCTGCTGAATCAGGAGCCCCGGCAGAATCCGGCTGACGAAGACAAAGAGGCCAGATATATCATCGGCTCAACTACCCTTATTTTAAAGAAATCGTCTGAAAATGATTTGCTCATCAAAAAATTGAGAAGCAAAGGACTGGGCGTGTTCGGGATCGAATGGGAATTTGGTACCAATGGTTCGCAAGTAGAATCCGATTTTTCTAACTTACATGGATTAGTAGTGCTATAG
- a CDS encoding transporter family protein has translation MKSTFTIYIVLICLLAAANEAFSQGCIAVRSGAGVNVGGGAVLGKGQWNAATNFRYFHSYKHFRGKHEETERVENGTEVINDSYFFDFLIAYGISDRLSVNFVLPFVNHARSSMYEHGGNPPNGLGDRHSTYSSGLADIRFGASYWLLDPATHAGSNISLGLGMKLPSGNYRAKGKFYNQGPNRDQVITSGLDQSIQPGDGGVGITFESQAYHNISEKLVVSALLYYMVNPREKYSTTNFRGSASELSVSDQYAARLGALYVTPVQGLGLYGGARLEGVPSSDLIGGDEGFRRPGYIVSLEPGVNYGIGNMAFSLTVPIAVDRARVQNFSDKQRTKETGELVNGDAAFADYLINFGFTYRFGMARHTVDVNDFTGSQN, from the coding sequence ATGAAATCTACTTTTACTATATATATAGTTTTGATATGCCTGTTGGCGGCTGCTAACGAGGCTTTTTCACAAGGTTGTATTGCTGTTAGGTCAGGGGCTGGTGTCAACGTTGGAGGCGGTGCGGTGCTCGGCAAAGGACAGTGGAACGCAGCAACCAATTTCAGGTATTTCCATTCTTACAAGCATTTTCGTGGAAAGCATGAAGAAACTGAGCGAGTTGAAAACGGCACTGAGGTAATAAACGATTCTTATTTCTTCGACTTTCTGATAGCCTACGGCATTTCAGATCGCCTTTCAGTAAATTTTGTTCTTCCTTTCGTTAATCACGCCAGGTCGTCGATGTACGAGCATGGCGGCAACCCACCCAACGGCCTCGGCGACAGGCATTCGACTTATTCAAGCGGGCTGGCAGACATAAGGTTTGGTGCTAGCTACTGGCTGCTCGACCCTGCCACACATGCAGGATCCAATATTTCGCTTGGCTTAGGCATGAAGCTTCCTTCTGGGAATTACCGGGCAAAGGGCAAATTCTACAACCAGGGACCTAACCGTGACCAGGTGATCACGTCTGGCCTCGATCAGTCGATACAGCCAGGCGATGGTGGTGTCGGCATTACATTCGAATCACAGGCTTACCACAACATTTCAGAGAAGCTGGTGGTGAGCGCCCTGTTGTACTACATGGTGAATCCCAGGGAGAAATATTCGACTACTAATTTCCGGGGGTCTGCCTCTGAATTATCTGTATCCGATCAGTACGCAGCCCGGCTGGGTGCGTTGTACGTCACTCCTGTGCAGGGGCTTGGCTTGTATGGCGGAGCAAGACTGGAGGGTGTGCCATCAAGCGACCTCATCGGAGGAGATGAGGGATTCAGGAGACCAGGCTATATTGTGTCGCTTGAGCCAGGTGTGAACTATGGCATTGGAAACATGGCATTTAGCCTGACTGTGCCGATAGCGGTCGACCGTGCCAGGGTGCAGAATTTTTCCGACAAGCAAAGAACCAAAGAAACAGGGGAGTTGGTCAACGGCGATGCTGCATTTGCTGACTATCTGATAAACTTCGGTTTCACCTATCGTTTTGGAATGGCCAGACACACTGTTGATGTAAACGACTTTACCGGATCTCAAAACTAG
- a CDS encoding transporter, whose product MKSNKYILFGISAFVFTLIQVKAQTPTDAIMMKQRESCVALIYDMSSFDHYWEGDLLRVNQTIETVTRNTVLPMIAIGLHDKLNLIVATPYVKTKSSEPNGGKFAGAKGFQDIGISLKGELMNKQLGAGKLALLTTVSFSTPMSNYLSDYMPYSLGFGAPEFGVRGIVHYQLDKGMYARITGAHLWRGQTEAERDYYYNDGSYYTAWMDVPDAWNYQAVVGSWLLDYSLKVEANYQGLVSTSGDDIRKYNAAQPTNKVEFGQVGLTAQYYPKAAKGLGALVYYSQRISGRNTAKSNNLGIGLTYQFKI is encoded by the coding sequence ATGAAAAGCAATAAATATATACTTTTTGGCATTTCTGCCTTTGTGTTCACCCTCATCCAGGTAAAAGCACAAACGCCTACAGATGCCATCATGATGAAACAACGAGAGTCATGTGTAGCGTTGATTTACGACATGAGCTCTTTTGATCACTATTGGGAAGGCGACCTCTTGAGGGTGAATCAAACGATCGAAACAGTGACGAGAAATACCGTTTTGCCCATGATCGCCATAGGATTGCATGACAAGTTGAACCTCATAGTGGCAACGCCCTATGTGAAAACCAAGTCGAGCGAGCCGAACGGAGGCAAGTTTGCCGGAGCCAAAGGATTCCAGGACATCGGGATTTCACTCAAGGGAGAGCTGATGAACAAACAATTGGGGGCAGGAAAACTAGCCTTGCTGACGACCGTCAGTTTTTCTACTCCAATGAGCAACTACCTGTCCGACTACATGCCTTATTCACTAGGTTTCGGTGCGCCGGAGTTTGGTGTAAGAGGCATTGTGCATTATCAATTAGATAAGGGAATGTATGCCAGAATTACTGGTGCGCACCTTTGGAGAGGGCAGACAGAGGCTGAAAGAGACTATTACTACAATGATGGCAGCTATTACACGGCTTGGATGGACGTGCCGGACGCATGGAACTACCAGGCCGTAGTGGGTAGCTGGTTGTTGGATTACTCCCTCAAAGTGGAAGCTAATTACCAGGGACTGGTGTCAACTTCGGGTGACGATATCAGAAAGTATAATGCTGCGCAACCAACAAACAAGGTTGAATTTGGTCAGGTTGGATTGACTGCCCAGTATTACCCTAAAGCGGCGAAAGGACTCGGTGCGCTGGTATATTATAGCCAGCGGATAAGCGGAAGAAATACCGCCAAGTCCAACAATTTGGGCATTGGTTTGACCTACCAATTCAAAATCTAG
- a CDS encoding TonB-dependent receptor family protein, with translation MKNIRLLFLFALGCLWSSVEAQEINEPDSISTKILDAVTVKGFHDKKQALPDIVGANIFAGKKTETVDLDNGGANLVQNVGRMVFAKMPGVNLWDMDGAGTQMNIGTRGTDAHRSIEMNMRQNGYNTNSDIFGYPENHYQVPMQGVKQVQLVRGSAALQFGSQYGGMMNYVMKEGDSTKVFSLESEQTLGANNLFNSYNAVGGTKGKVSYYAYYNNRHGDGWRPNSAFNYDAWYANVKYRFSNKGSVALQFSGMDYRQQIAGGLTDAQFKDNSRQSDRSRNYFSPIINVPAVTFNYQLSPSTSLELTANGVWGERSSIQFINPATVKDTFNTNIGSFNPRQIDRDFYGSVTTEARLLHEYSLGQVKSVLSAGVRYFDGTTKRRQKGTGTTGSDFNFTLVAPYGTDLTFSTINYAAFAENIFYLNKRFSVTPGFRYEVIKSDLSGVINNASFPVSYTGKRNFPLFGTGLQYQLTNETQLYGNISQAYRPYLYAYITPADQLGIVDPNLKDSRGYDIDAGYRGSIGNLLNFDINGYYLFYGDRIGKVTMQGSANASYLFTTNVGNSEVKGLEMYLNFSLLGGVKNNVNTDLRLFNSLAYTNARYLDVTVASGNQEVSLNGNHVENVPDWIERAGLEFTHKSFSSTLQVSYVSEQFNDANNTEFSESGIVGVIPAYTVIDWAFNLGFLDKYHFSGGVNNVADARYFSRRIQMYPGPGILPANGRTFYLTLGYKF, from the coding sequence ATGAAAAACATTAGACTTCTGTTTCTATTCGCTTTGGGCTGCCTTTGGAGTTCAGTCGAAGCGCAGGAAATAAACGAACCAGACAGTATTTCAACAAAAATTCTTGACGCCGTAACTGTTAAGGGCTTTCACGATAAGAAGCAGGCGTTACCTGATATAGTTGGCGCTAACATATTTGCAGGTAAAAAGACGGAAACAGTGGATTTGGATAACGGTGGAGCCAATCTCGTTCAAAACGTTGGCAGGATGGTCTTCGCAAAAATGCCGGGCGTCAATCTTTGGGATATGGATGGTGCCGGCACCCAAATGAATATAGGAACCAGAGGAACCGATGCCCATCGTTCCATCGAAATGAATATGCGGCAGAATGGCTACAACACTAATTCCGACATATTTGGCTATCCTGAAAACCACTATCAGGTGCCTATGCAAGGGGTAAAACAGGTGCAGCTTGTGCGTGGCTCAGCAGCCCTTCAGTTCGGCAGTCAGTACGGTGGGATGATGAACTATGTGATGAAGGAAGGAGACTCCACCAAAGTGTTTTCGCTGGAAAGCGAGCAGACACTTGGCGCTAACAATCTTTTCAATTCGTATAATGCCGTGGGCGGAACGAAAGGGAAAGTAAGTTACTATGCCTACTACAACAACCGACATGGCGACGGCTGGCGCCCCAATTCTGCTTTTAACTACGATGCCTGGTATGCCAATGTCAAGTACCGGTTTTCCAATAAGGGTAGCGTAGCTTTGCAATTTTCCGGAATGGACTACCGCCAGCAGATAGCAGGCGGACTAACGGACGCACAATTCAAGGACAATTCAAGGCAATCCGACAGGTCTAGAAATTATTTTAGTCCTATCATTAACGTTCCGGCTGTTACTTTCAACTATCAGCTCTCTCCCTCTACATCGCTTGAATTAACTGCCAACGGTGTTTGGGGTGAACGAAGCAGTATACAGTTTATCAACCCTGCTACTGTAAAAGACACGTTCAACACCAACATAGGCTCTTTCAATCCACGGCAGATCGACAGGGACTTTTATGGTAGTGTAACGACAGAAGCAAGACTTCTTCACGAATACAGCCTCGGGCAAGTGAAGAGTGTGCTTTCGGCAGGGGTGAGGTATTTCGATGGGACGACCAAGAGGAGACAGAAAGGTACAGGAACGACAGGAAGTGACTTTAATTTCACTCTTGTTGCACCTTATGGTACCGACTTGACATTCTCAACCATCAACTATGCTGCCTTTGCAGAAAATATCTTTTACCTGAATAAAAGGTTTTCGGTAACGCCAGGATTCAGGTATGAAGTGATCAAATCAGATCTGTCAGGAGTCATTAACAACGCCTCTTTTCCCGTGTCCTATACAGGCAAACGTAACTTTCCTCTTTTCGGTACTGGTTTGCAATATCAGTTAACCAATGAGACCCAACTTTATGGAAATATCTCCCAGGCGTACCGACCGTACCTGTACGCCTACATTACACCAGCCGATCAGCTAGGCATAGTTGACCCCAACTTGAAAGACAGTCGTGGGTATGATATTGACGCTGGCTACAGGGGAAGCATAGGCAACCTACTGAATTTCGACATCAATGGGTATTACCTTTTTTATGGCGACAGAATTGGTAAAGTGACAATGCAGGGGAGTGCCAATGCTTCCTACCTTTTCACCACCAATGTGGGGAATTCTGAAGTCAAAGGTTTGGAAATGTACCTTAATTTTTCGTTGCTGGGAGGTGTGAAAAACAATGTGAACACCGACTTGCGGCTGTTTAACTCACTGGCCTACACCAATGCCAGGTATCTGGACGTGACTGTAGCCAGCGGCAATCAGGAAGTCTCCCTCAACGGTAACCATGTAGAAAACGTCCCCGACTGGATAGAACGAGCCGGGCTTGAATTCACACACAAAAGTTTTTCTTCCACCTTGCAGGTTAGCTATGTAAGCGAGCAATTCAACGACGCCAACAATACCGAATTTTCCGAGTCGGGCATCGTGGGAGTAATACCCGCTTATACAGTCATCGACTGGGCCTTTAACCTGGGCTTTCTCGATAAATATCATTTTTCAGGCGGTGTGAACAATGTAGCTGACGCCAGGTATTTCAGCAGGAGAATTCAGATGTATCCAGGCCCAGGCATCTTACCAGCTAATGGCAGGACTTTCTATCTGACATTGGGATATAAATTTTGA